The following are from one region of the Rosistilla carotiformis genome:
- a CDS encoding MBL fold metallo-hydrolase RNA specificity domain-containing protein, with translation MKLIHHGGHLGVTGSCHQLWTDDEHSLLVDCGTFQGDDARDHPNPEIKFSLRGIESLLLTHVHIDHCGRIPHLIAAGFEQPIYCSGPTARLLPLVMQDALKIGFTRNQRLIDKFNDKIAKLLQPLPYHQWHPIQGGCKLRLRPAGHVLGSTIFEVELPNGQMAVFSGDLGPRHAPLLTEFSSPERADLLVMESTYGDRIHEGRADRQSRLETVLRKTLADKGVTIIPAFSLGRTQDILFEMNGIFEAIQKQQGRSLMKQVDVIVDSPLASRFTQIYDDLQEFWSAEAQGVLKTDDQPLVFENLTTVGDHQEHLATLDQLVKHKLPAVVVAGSGMCTGGRVMNYLRRLIGEPTTDIVFCGYQARGTPGSYIQRGSDWVRLDGRKYQIRADVHQLSGYSAHADQRDLLRFVAGFTEKPYRIRLVHGEYHVRKTLEAELDQRGYHVD, from the coding sequence TGATCCATCACGGTGGTCACTTAGGGGTCACCGGCTCGTGTCACCAGCTGTGGACCGACGACGAGCATAGCCTTTTGGTCGATTGCGGGACCTTTCAGGGAGACGATGCCCGCGACCATCCCAACCCGGAGATCAAGTTCTCGCTGCGAGGTATTGAATCGCTGCTGTTGACCCATGTTCACATCGATCACTGCGGTCGGATCCCACATCTGATCGCCGCCGGGTTCGAACAGCCGATCTATTGCAGCGGGCCGACGGCGCGGTTGCTGCCGTTGGTAATGCAGGACGCCCTGAAGATTGGGTTTACGCGGAACCAGCGACTGATCGACAAATTCAACGACAAGATCGCCAAACTCCTGCAACCGCTCCCCTATCACCAGTGGCATCCGATCCAAGGGGGCTGCAAGTTGCGGCTCCGTCCTGCCGGGCACGTTTTAGGGTCGACGATCTTCGAAGTTGAGTTGCCCAACGGCCAGATGGCGGTCTTTTCGGGCGACCTGGGACCTCGGCACGCGCCACTGTTGACGGAGTTTTCCTCGCCCGAACGGGCCGACCTGCTGGTCATGGAGAGCACCTATGGCGACCGAATTCACGAGGGGCGAGCCGACCGCCAATCGCGACTGGAAACCGTCTTGCGGAAAACGCTGGCAGACAAAGGAGTCACGATCATCCCGGCCTTCAGCCTCGGCCGAACCCAGGACATCCTGTTCGAAATGAACGGGATCTTTGAAGCGATCCAGAAACAACAGGGACGCAGTCTAATGAAGCAGGTCGATGTGATCGTCGACTCCCCGCTGGCCAGCCGGTTCACGCAGATCTACGACGACTTGCAAGAATTCTGGTCGGCGGAGGCTCAAGGAGTTCTCAAGACCGACGACCAACCGCTGGTCTTCGAAAACCTGACCACCGTCGGCGATCATCAAGAACACCTCGCGACGCTCGACCAACTGGTCAAACACAAACTCCCGGCGGTCGTCGTTGCGGGCAGCGGGATGTGCACCGGCGGCCGGGTGATGAACTATTTGCGGCGTCTGATCGGCGAACCGACCACCGACATCGTCTTCTGCGGCTACCAGGCGCGTGGCACTCCAGGCAGCTACATCCAACGCGGCAGCGACTGGGTGCGGCTGGACGGTCGCAAATACCAGATCCGTGCGGATGTGCATCAACTGAGCGGCTACTCGGCCCATGCCGACCAACGCGACCTGCTGCGGTTCGTCGCCGGATTCACCGAAAAACCGTACCGGATCCGTCTGGTCCACGGGGAGTATCACGTTCGCAAGACGCTGGAGGCCGAATTGGACCAGCGCGGTTATCATGTTGATTAA